One genomic region from Burkholderia latens encodes:
- a CDS encoding nucleotidyl transferase AbiEii/AbiGii toxin family protein, giving the protein MNDTSPTRPLEIDARRPLEPAAVALLQALGAACARLDAAFVVAGATARDILMWHVHGIRPVRATRDVDVAVCAVSWPFHQRLVDALVATGQFTRAPKHQQKLLFDSGAPGFRTELDLVPFGPLETPPGEIAWPPGGEFVLNVLGFQEAVDTALAVSIGGGVTVPVASLPALALLKLLAWKDRRARQNSDAYDLLFLLTHFHDAGNRERIWDAAPDLLERHDFQPALAAAALLARDAKRIASPHTHDAIHALLSDDATYATLAQDLQARAFALLPGEFNDDADRYLDAFRGGFLADRPDRRE; this is encoded by the coding sequence ATGAACGATACCTCGCCCACCCGCCCGCTTGAAATCGACGCGCGCCGGCCGCTCGAGCCGGCGGCGGTCGCGCTGCTGCAGGCGCTCGGCGCGGCGTGCGCACGACTCGACGCGGCATTCGTCGTTGCCGGCGCGACCGCGCGCGACATCCTGATGTGGCACGTCCACGGCATTCGCCCGGTGCGGGCGACGCGGGACGTCGACGTCGCGGTGTGCGCGGTCAGCTGGCCGTTTCATCAACGGCTCGTCGATGCGCTCGTCGCGACCGGGCAATTCACCCGCGCGCCGAAGCATCAGCAAAAACTGCTGTTCGACAGCGGCGCGCCGGGTTTTCGCACCGAACTCGACCTGGTGCCGTTCGGGCCGCTCGAAACGCCGCCCGGCGAAATCGCATGGCCGCCGGGCGGCGAGTTCGTGCTGAACGTGCTGGGGTTTCAGGAAGCGGTCGATACGGCGCTCGCCGTGTCGATCGGCGGCGGCGTCACGGTGCCGGTGGCGAGCCTGCCGGCGCTCGCGCTGCTGAAGCTGCTCGCGTGGAAGGACCGGCGCGCGCGCCAGAACAGCGACGCGTACGACTTGCTGTTCCTGCTCACGCATTTTCACGATGCAGGCAATCGCGAGCGCATCTGGGACGCCGCGCCTGACCTGCTCGAACGACACGACTTCCAGCCGGCACTCGCGGCAGCGGCCCTGCTCGCGCGCGACGCGAAACGGATCGCGTCGCCGCACACGCACGATGCAATACACGCGCTGCTGTCGGACGACGCGACTTACGCAACGCTCGCGCAGGATCTGCAGGCGCGCGCGTTCGCGCTGTTGCCGGGTGAATTCAATGACGACGCCGACCGGTATCTCGATGCGTTCCGCGGCGGCTTCCTCGCGGATCGGCCCGATCGCCGGGAATGA
- a CDS encoding type IV toxin-antitoxin system AbiEi family antitoxin: MPDNVTLPIAEQHVLDEACAAFERATRRFNARPVRVPAAYRAHADAMVRFRIAGQTFEMPAAVSVGVESVQDARAALRRHGSAPAPGERPLMLVAPYVSAQLAARLADEGIPFVDTAGNACLLQPEATVMISGRPKPARMPRRQASRATTPKGLAVMFALATQPGLVAQPYRAIAAASGVALGTVNLAMDDLIARGLVAQRRNGERLMSDWPRFVQEWAALYPSRLRAKLPARRFAALAPDWWRGFDFAAFDARLGGEAAADLLTHDLKPAAITVYTHGAASNRLLLQARLRPDAHGDVELLEAFWPASPALDWREHDVPLVPPLLIYADLVSSGDSRNLAAAERIHERYLAHPPA, encoded by the coding sequence ATGCCCGACAACGTCACTCTTCCGATAGCGGAACAGCATGTGCTGGACGAAGCATGCGCCGCGTTCGAACGCGCGACGCGCCGCTTCAACGCACGGCCCGTGCGCGTGCCGGCCGCATACCGGGCGCACGCCGACGCGATGGTCCGTTTCCGTATTGCCGGGCAGACGTTCGAGATGCCGGCGGCCGTGAGCGTCGGCGTCGAATCGGTGCAGGACGCGCGCGCGGCGCTGCGCCGGCACGGCAGTGCACCCGCGCCCGGCGAGCGGCCGCTGATGCTGGTCGCGCCGTACGTGTCGGCCCAACTGGCGGCCCGGCTCGCCGATGAAGGCATCCCGTTCGTCGACACCGCCGGCAACGCGTGCCTGCTCCAGCCGGAAGCCACCGTGATGATCTCCGGCCGGCCGAAACCGGCCCGCATGCCGCGCCGGCAGGCGTCCCGCGCCACGACGCCGAAGGGACTCGCCGTGATGTTCGCGCTCGCGACGCAACCGGGCCTCGTCGCGCAACCGTACCGCGCGATCGCGGCCGCGTCCGGCGTCGCGCTCGGCACGGTCAACCTCGCGATGGACGATCTGATCGCGCGCGGCCTCGTCGCGCAACGGCGCAACGGCGAACGGCTGATGTCCGACTGGCCGCGCTTCGTGCAGGAATGGGCCGCGCTGTACCCGAGCCGACTGCGCGCGAAACTGCCTGCCCGGCGGTTTGCGGCGCTCGCACCCGACTGGTGGCGCGGCTTCGATTTCGCCGCGTTCGATGCACGCCTCGGCGGCGAAGCGGCGGCCGATCTGCTCACGCACGACCTCAAGCCGGCCGCGATCACCGTCTATACGCACGGCGCCGCATCGAACCGCTTGCTGCTCCAGGCGCGCCTGCGCCCGGACGCGCACGGCGACGTCGAATTGCTCGAAGCGTTCTGGCCGGCGTCGCCGGCACTCGACTGGCGCGAGCACGACGTGCCGCTCGTGCCGCCGCTGTTGATCTACGCGGATCTCGTCTCGTCGGGAGACAGCCGCAATCTTGCCGCCGCCGAACGAATCCATGAACGATACCTCGCCCACCCGCCCGCTTGA
- a CDS encoding GNAT family N-acetyltransferase, giving the protein MEDTLTQPAAAACKAATAERVEGDAAAALDGAARARAGAQPASVAECTLDAWRPDEPPAALLAPFVAVFNTDTRHDAATLSVPLGDADPATVAAYVARAVREGVIDDAQVAGDRLCFTASRATFWQNPRPWLKASASGGMPLRYTITNGHRHPVRPPSPAGEIYARYMPQVGMTFSLRTVDIDAHAQLFSGWMNLDRVAHFWDQRGTLDEHAAYLAERLADPHMHPMIGYFDDTPFGYFEFYWAKEDRLAPFYDAHDYDRGLHLLIGDSRFQSAGKLHAWWSGVLHYMFVDEPRTQRLVGEPRVDHVRHIAYMHRLGFYTLKEFDFPHKRAALTVMERETFFDTFRLP; this is encoded by the coding sequence ATGGAAGACACGCTGACGCAACCGGCAGCCGCGGCCTGCAAGGCAGCCACGGCGGAGCGGGTCGAGGGCGACGCGGCCGCGGCGCTCGACGGCGCCGCACGGGCGCGCGCCGGCGCGCAGCCGGCGTCGGTGGCGGAGTGCACGCTGGACGCATGGCGGCCCGACGAGCCGCCGGCCGCGCTGCTCGCGCCATTCGTCGCAGTGTTCAACACGGACACGCGGCACGATGCGGCGACGCTGTCGGTGCCGCTCGGCGACGCCGATCCGGCAACCGTCGCAGCGTACGTCGCGCGTGCGGTGCGCGAAGGCGTGATCGACGACGCGCAGGTGGCGGGCGACCGGCTGTGCTTCACCGCCTCGCGCGCGACGTTCTGGCAGAACCCGCGGCCGTGGTTGAAGGCGAGTGCGTCGGGCGGAATGCCGCTGCGCTACACGATCACGAACGGGCACCGGCATCCGGTGCGGCCGCCGTCGCCGGCCGGCGAGATCTATGCGCGCTACATGCCGCAGGTCGGGATGACGTTCAGCCTGCGCACCGTCGACATCGACGCGCATGCGCAGTTGTTCAGCGGCTGGATGAACCTCGATCGCGTCGCGCATTTCTGGGATCAGCGCGGCACGCTCGACGAACACGCTGCGTATCTCGCGGAGCGGCTCGCCGATCCTCACATGCATCCGATGATCGGCTATTTCGACGACACGCCGTTCGGCTATTTCGAATTCTACTGGGCGAAGGAGGATCGCCTTGCGCCGTTCTACGACGCGCACGACTACGATCGCGGGCTGCATCTGCTGATCGGCGACTCGCGCTTCCAGAGCGCGGGCAAGCTGCACGCGTGGTGGAGCGGAGTGCTGCATTACATGTTCGTCGACGAACCGCGCACGCAGCGGCTCGTCGGCGAGCCGCGCGTCGATCACGTGCGGCATATCGCGTACATGCACCGGCTCGGGTTCTACACGCTGAAGGAGTTCGATTTCCCGCACAAACGCGCGGCGCTCACGGTGATGGAGCGCGAGACGTTCTTCGACACTTTCCGGTTGCCTTGA